The Candidatus Binatia bacterium genome has a window encoding:
- the pilU gene encoding twitching motility protein PilU, with the protein MADIRELLAEMVARNASDLYLTADSPPMFRVEGFNQPYGTTPLTPREVELLAHSLMSDRQRAQFDEKLEMNLAIASDRLGRFRINVYRQRGVVGVVIRQIKTRIPTLDELGLPPVLKDIAMSRRGLVLVTGATGSGKSTTLAAMIDYRNENSTGHILTIEDPIEFIHPHKKCIVSQREVGFDTVSFNEALRNTLRQAPDVILIGEVRDVETMEAAITFSETGHLCLATLHSNNANQAIERVMNFFPASRHPEIYLQLSLNLRGIISQRLVPGVDGRRVAALEILVDTPYVKELIKRGEIDKLKEAMENSTQEGGQTFDQALYDLYAQGRITEEQALANADSANNLRIRIKQLEISRKHPVQRKLASLADTGGLRIEGKEPTSALRKA; encoded by the coding sequence ATGGCGGACATTCGCGAGCTGCTCGCCGAAATGGTGGCCCGCAACGCATCGGACTTGTACCTGACGGCGGACAGTCCGCCGATGTTCCGCGTCGAGGGCTTCAATCAGCCTTACGGCACGACGCCGCTGACCCCACGCGAAGTGGAACTGTTGGCGCATTCGTTGATGAGCGACCGGCAGCGCGCTCAGTTCGACGAGAAGCTCGAGATGAACCTGGCCATTGCCTCGGATCGGCTGGGGCGTTTTCGTATCAACGTGTATCGCCAGCGCGGCGTTGTCGGCGTGGTGATCCGTCAAATCAAGACGCGGATTCCCACGCTCGACGAGCTGGGTCTTCCGCCGGTGCTCAAAGACATCGCCATGAGCCGGCGTGGCTTGGTCTTGGTGACGGGAGCTACTGGATCGGGCAAGTCGACCACCCTGGCTGCCATGATCGATTATCGAAACGAGAACTCGACTGGGCACATCCTCACCATCGAGGATCCCATCGAGTTCATTCATCCCCACAAGAAGTGCATCGTGAGCCAGCGCGAGGTCGGCTTCGATACTGTGTCGTTCAACGAGGCGTTGCGCAACACGTTGCGGCAGGCGCCCGATGTCATCCTCATCGGAGAAGTGCGCGACGTGGAAACCATGGAAGCGGCCATCACGTTTTCCGAAACGGGCCATTTGTGTCTCGCCACGTTGCACTCCAACAATGCCAACCAGGCAATCGAACGGGTGATGAACTTTTTCCCCGCGTCGCGCCACCCGGAAATTTACTTGCAGCTCTCGCTGAACCTGCGGGGCATTATTTCGCAACGCTTGGTGCCGGGGGTGGATGGGCGGCGGGTGGCCGCATTGGAGATTCTGGTGGACACGCCCTACGTCAAAGAGCTCATCAAGCGCGGCGAGATCGACAAGCTCAAGGAGGCCATGGAAAACAGCACGCAAGAAGGCGGGCAGACGTTCGATCAAGCCCTGTACGATCTCTATGCGCAAGGCCGCATTACCGAAGAGCAGGCACTGGCCAATGCGGACAGTGCCAACAACCTGCGCATCCGCATCAAGCAGCTCGAAATTAGCCGCAAACATCCAGTGCAACGCAAGTTGGCGAGTCTGGCCGACACCGGTGGCCTGCGGATCGAGGGAAAGGAGCCGACGAGCGCGTTGCGTAAAGCTTGA
- the plsX gene encoding phosphate acyltransferase, with translation MQRRAVGKPETVGTRDACEFFAKQRAMPTIALDAMGGDHAPHEIVKGAAAVSLDTQIDVILVGDEKQIQSCLDRVQYRPERLQIQHCEQVIAMNDEPHEAVRKKPRASLLQAVQLVAAGEADAAVTAGNTGAAVLACARFFRPLPGIRRAALASVYPRQTEYAGQDQLALLLDVGATIRCEATELVQFAIMGSAYARRISKVPSPRVGLLNMGSEDNKGGQVLVEAYRRLGRVPGVNFVGNIEGHELIKGRADVIVTEGFTGNVVLKLLEGIADMLSELAGSAARESWRYRLGLRVLESGLERLRSLTDYTAYGGAPILGFEHLLIKAHGRSEARAISNAIKVAAKAVRDGVVREIRATLESA, from the coding sequence ATGCAGCGCCGCGCGGTTGGGAAACCGGAAACGGTAGGCACACGGGACGCGTGCGAATTCTTTGCTAAACAGCGAGCCATGCCAACGATTGCTCTCGACGCCATGGGAGGGGACCATGCGCCGCACGAAATCGTGAAAGGCGCGGCCGCGGTGAGCCTGGACACGCAAATTGACGTGATCCTGGTGGGCGACGAGAAGCAAATTCAGTCTTGCCTCGACCGCGTGCAGTATCGCCCGGAGCGGTTGCAGATCCAGCATTGCGAGCAAGTCATCGCCATGAACGACGAACCCCATGAAGCGGTGCGCAAGAAGCCACGCGCCTCGCTCCTCCAAGCCGTGCAACTCGTCGCCGCGGGCGAAGCCGACGCAGCCGTCACCGCTGGCAACACGGGTGCCGCTGTGTTGGCGTGCGCGCGCTTTTTCCGCCCTCTCCCTGGCATTCGCCGCGCGGCTCTGGCCTCCGTGTATCCCCGGCAAACGGAATACGCAGGCCAAGACCAGCTCGCCCTCTTGCTGGATGTCGGCGCCACTATCCGCTGCGAAGCTACGGAACTCGTGCAATTTGCCATCATGGGAAGCGCTTACGCCCGGCGCATCTCGAAGGTACCCAGCCCACGCGTAGGCCTGCTCAATATGGGAAGCGAGGACAACAAGGGCGGGCAGGTGCTGGTGGAGGCGTATCGGCGCTTGGGTCGTGTGCCCGGAGTGAATTTCGTCGGCAACATCGAGGGGCACGAGCTCATCAAAGGCCGGGCCGATGTCATCGTAACGGAAGGCTTCACCGGCAACGTGGTCTTGAAGTTGTTGGAAGGAATCGCCGACATGCTCAGCGAACTAGCCGGCAGCGCGGCCAGGGAAAGCTGGCGGTATCGGCTCGGCTTGCGCGTGCTCGAAAGCGGCCTCGAACGGCTGCGGAGTCTCACCGACTACACCGCTTATGGCGGCGCGCCCATCCTGGGGTTCGAGCACTTGCTGATCAAAGCGCACGGCCGCTCGGAGGCCCGAGCGATCAGCAACGCGATCAAAGTTGCCGCCAAAGCAGTCCGCGATGGCGTGGTTCGCGAAATCCGCGCCACGCTCGAAAGCGCATAG
- a CDS encoding lipoprotein, RlpA family — MTMPTRASGWLVVGVAFVAGACGWFRSRPPIEPRVGASQQGVASWYGPRFHGNPTASGEVFDQYDLTAAHPTLPLGTRVLVTNLENGRQVEVRVNDRGPFVRGRVIDLSYAAARALGMTRPGTAQVRVEVIGFGQVYPEHAPYAVQVGAFADRRRAEELRRVLRPMFADTRVQAWRVNGRTYYRVRLGRFKRHEEARAQALKVQRYGVVPVVVRVEERW, encoded by the coding sequence ATGACGATGCCGACACGGGCAAGCGGCTGGTTGGTTGTGGGTGTGGCGTTTGTTGCCGGCGCGTGCGGCTGGTTTCGCAGCCGGCCGCCGATCGAGCCGCGAGTTGGAGCTTCGCAGCAAGGGGTGGCTTCGTGGTACGGTCCGCGGTTTCACGGCAATCCGACCGCCAGTGGGGAAGTGTTCGACCAGTACGACCTCACCGCAGCCCACCCGACCCTGCCATTGGGTACACGAGTGTTGGTGACGAATTTGGAGAACGGCCGGCAAGTGGAGGTGCGCGTGAACGATCGCGGGCCGTTCGTCCGCGGCCGCGTGATCGATCTCTCCTACGCGGCGGCGCGCGCGCTGGGCATGACGCGCCCGGGAACGGCACAGGTGCGCGTGGAAGTCATCGGCTTTGGCCAGGTGTACCCGGAGCATGCGCCGTACGCAGTCCAAGTGGGCGCATTTGCAGATCGGCGCCGGGCAGAAGAGCTGCGCCGCGTGTTACGCCCCATGTTTGCGGACACCCGCGTGCAGGCCTGGCGCGTCAACGGCCGCACCTATTACCGAGTGCGCCTCGGCCGCTTCAAGCGCCACGAGGAGGCCCGCGCGCAGGCGCTCAAGGTGCAACGGTACGGTGTCGTGCCGGTAGTTGTCCGCGTCGAAGAGCGATGGTGA
- the cutA gene encoding divalent-cation tolerance protein CutA, whose product MEQSRLYTVFVTTSSVEEARRIAEHLVQGQLAACVNIVGPIQSVYMWEGDLHRDEEHLLVIKCAARNFAALERAVRELHSYSVPEVIAIPVAEGSADYLAWALSAVPAQNPRRD is encoded by the coding sequence ATGGAACAAAGCCGGTTGTACACCGTCTTCGTCACCACCAGCAGCGTCGAGGAAGCGCGGCGCATCGCAGAACATCTCGTGCAAGGACAGCTCGCCGCCTGCGTGAACATCGTGGGCCCGATTCAATCGGTGTACATGTGGGAAGGCGACCTGCACCGGGACGAAGAGCACTTGCTCGTCATCAAGTGCGCGGCGCGCAATTTTGCCGCGCTGGAGCGCGCCGTTCGTGAGCTACACTCATACTCGGTGCCCGAGGTGATCGCCATTCCGGTTGCCGAAGGCTCCGCCGACTACTTGGCGTGGGCACTTTCGGCTGTGCCGGCGCAAAACCCGCGGCGCGATTGA
- a CDS encoding peptidase C69, producing the protein MTIAEAAELVLATARANGATAADVVVARSRQLEVSVRQRALEKVTQAEEKQLGLRVFVGKRSAVAATSDLTAAALREFARETCSLAKVVAEDPFSGFPRPEELARELPQLELFDARVAEMTPEQARALAERAEASALDYDSRIVNSEGAECSAQSAEIWYASTLGFARGYESSAISVSVVPVAKSNSGMQRDYWYSVVRQLDQLEPPEAIGRKAAERALRRLDARSVATCEVPVIFDPETASSLLGHLSQAVLGQAIYRGTSFLVGRLGQKIAPSFVTVVDDARIPAALGSKPFDAEGVETRRNTVVDGGYLSSYLLDSYSARRLGFPSSTGNAGRSVGSAPLAAPTNFYLLPGETPPEELIRSVSRGLYVTNLIGFGVNLTTGDYSRGASGLWIENGACSFAVEEVTVAGNLFEMWSRIEAIGNDLALRRAVAAPTILIGKLTVAGRG; encoded by the coding sequence ATGACGATTGCCGAAGCGGCAGAGCTGGTGCTCGCAACGGCCAGGGCGAACGGGGCGACGGCCGCCGACGTGGTGGTCGCTCGCAGCCGCCAGCTCGAGGTCTCCGTGCGCCAGCGCGCACTGGAGAAGGTGACGCAAGCCGAAGAAAAACAACTGGGTTTGCGCGTGTTCGTGGGGAAACGCAGCGCCGTGGCCGCAACTTCGGATCTCACCGCCGCGGCTCTCCGCGAATTTGCCCGCGAAACTTGCTCGCTCGCCAAAGTCGTGGCGGAAGATCCGTTCTCTGGCTTTCCCCGCCCGGAAGAATTGGCCCGCGAACTTCCGCAGTTGGAACTGTTCGATGCGCGCGTGGCGGAAATGACGCCGGAACAAGCGCGCGCCTTGGCCGAAAGGGCCGAGGCCAGCGCTCTCGATTACGATTCCCGCATCGTGAATTCCGAGGGCGCGGAGTGTTCCGCTCAGTCGGCCGAGATCTGGTACGCGTCGACCTTGGGATTTGCCCGAGGCTACGAGAGCAGCGCGATCAGCGTGTCGGTCGTTCCCGTGGCGAAAAGCAATTCGGGAATGCAGCGAGACTACTGGTACTCGGTGGTGCGGCAGCTCGACCAATTGGAACCCCCGGAAGCAATCGGGCGCAAAGCGGCGGAGCGCGCCCTGCGGCGGCTCGATGCCCGCAGTGTGGCCACATGCGAGGTGCCGGTGATTTTCGACCCGGAAACCGCATCGAGCCTGCTGGGGCACTTGTCGCAAGCTGTGCTCGGGCAAGCAATTTACCGGGGCACCTCGTTTCTGGTGGGGCGCTTGGGCCAGAAAATCGCGCCGAGTTTTGTGACGGTCGTTGACGATGCCCGCATTCCTGCAGCCTTGGGCTCCAAGCCCTTCGATGCCGAAGGAGTCGAAACGCGCCGTAACACAGTGGTCGACGGGGGCTATCTGAGTTCGTACTTGCTGGATAGCTACTCGGCGCGGCGTCTCGGGTTCCCTTCGAGCACCGGCAATGCCGGGCGATCCGTAGGGTCAGCGCCCTTGGCCGCTCCGACGAACTTTTACCTGCTACCCGGTGAAACTCCGCCAGAGGAACTCATACGCTCGGTCTCCCGGGGGTTATACGTCACCAATTTGATCGGCTTCGGGGTCAATCTCACCACGGGCGACTATTCTCGCGGGGCGAGCGGTTTGTGGATCGAAAACGGTGCATGCAGCTTTGCGGTGGAGGAGGTAACGGTGGCGGGCAACCTTTTCGAGATGTGGTCGCGCATCGAGGCCATTGGAAACGATCTGGCGCTGCGGCGAGCGGTTGCGGCGCCGACCATACTGATCGGGAAACTTACTGTGGCCGGACGCGGGTGA
- the pilT gene encoding twitching mobility protein produces MAMDITQLLTFAHREGASDVHLSSGEPPMVRIHGDMKRIEHPPLTPDEVHRMVFDIMTDSVRKQFQETNDVDFSFELGEVARFRVNVFRTRKGEAAVFRTIPTKVMTIDELGLPPVIKDICKKEKGLVLVTGPTGSGKSTTLAAMIDFINETYEGHILTIEDPIEFVHRSKKCLVNQREVGPHTMSFNAALRGALREDPDVILVGEMRDLETISLALTAAETGHLVFATVHTSSAPKTVDRIIDVFPAAQQGQIRAMFAESIQAIITQTLVKKKAGGRIAALEILIGTPAVRNLIRENKIHQLPSALQTGQAWGMQTLDMALLDLVARGLVTKEEAQSRTLTPNLFGPETATRNDGRASSPLKASRPFLGR; encoded by the coding sequence ATGGCAATGGACATCACGCAACTGTTGACATTTGCTCACCGAGAGGGCGCGTCGGACGTTCACTTGTCCTCGGGCGAGCCGCCCATGGTGCGGATCCACGGAGATATGAAGCGGATCGAGCATCCGCCCCTGACGCCGGATGAGGTCCACCGCATGGTGTTCGACATCATGACGGACTCCGTGCGCAAGCAGTTTCAGGAAACCAACGATGTGGATTTCTCGTTCGAGCTCGGTGAGGTCGCTCGCTTCCGTGTGAACGTGTTCCGGACGCGCAAGGGCGAGGCGGCGGTGTTTCGGACCATTCCCACCAAAGTCATGACGATTGACGAACTCGGGCTGCCGCCCGTGATCAAGGACATTTGCAAGAAAGAAAAGGGCTTGGTTTTGGTGACGGGCCCGACCGGTTCCGGTAAGTCCACCACGCTGGCTGCCATGATCGACTTCATCAACGAAACGTACGAGGGCCACATTCTCACCATCGAGGATCCCATCGAGTTCGTGCACCGCTCGAAGAAGTGCTTGGTGAACCAGCGCGAAGTGGGGCCGCACACGATGTCGTTCAACGCAGCCTTGCGTGGCGCGTTGCGCGAGGACCCGGACGTGATCCTGGTCGGTGAGATGCGTGATTTGGAGACCATCTCCTTGGCTCTGACCGCCGCAGAGACCGGCCACTTGGTGTTCGCCACCGTGCACACTTCGAGTGCGCCCAAAACCGTGGACCGCATTATTGACGTTTTTCCCGCAGCCCAGCAGGGGCAAATCCGCGCCATGTTTGCGGAGTCCATTCAGGCGATCATCACCCAAACGCTAGTGAAGAAGAAAGCCGGCGGACGCATTGCCGCATTGGAAATTCTCATTGGCACGCCGGCAGTGAGGAATTTGATCCGGGAGAACAAGATTCATCAGCTCCCGTCGGCCCTGCAAACCGGCCAAGCTTGGGGCATGCAAACGCTGGATATGGCTCTGCTCGATCTGGTCGCGCGCGGCCTGGTCACGAAGGAAGAAGCCCAGTCGCGCACGCTGACGCCGAACTTGTTCGGTCCAGAAACGGCGACCCGCAACGACGGGCGGGCCAGTTCGCCCCTCAAGGCGTCGCGCCCATTCCTCGGGAGGTAA